A single region of the Variovorax paradoxus genome encodes:
- the ispG gene encoding flavodoxin-dependent (E)-4-hydroxy-3-methylbut-2-enyl-diphosphate synthase has product MSDCTPQPIESAAPKARRSRQAQVVWGARTVTVGGDAPVRVQSMTNTDTVDAIGTAIQVKELATAGSEMVRITVNTPEAAAQVPYIREQLDRMGIDVPLIGDFHYNGHRLLTDYPACAEALSKYRINPGNVGKGDKRDRQFGQMIDAAMRWNKPVRIGVNWGSLDQELLASLMDINSQRAEPWDAKQVMYEALITSAIESAKLAESMGMAGNQVILSCKVSGVQDLISVYRELARRCEYPLHLGLTEAGMGTKGTVASATALSILLQEGIGDTIRVSLTPQPGESRTQEVLIANEILQALGLRVFVPSVTACPGCGRTTSTTFQELAKQIDDYLRMQMPVWRKKYPGVETMKVAVMGCIVNGPGESKHADIGISLPGTGEAPAAPVFIDGEKALTLRGDNIANEFHQLVENYIEKRFGGEHAAVA; this is encoded by the coding sequence TTGAGCGACTGCACTCCTCAACCCATTGAATCGGCGGCGCCGAAGGCGCGCCGCTCGCGCCAGGCCCAGGTGGTCTGGGGTGCGCGCACCGTCACGGTCGGCGGCGACGCGCCCGTGCGCGTGCAATCGATGACCAACACCGACACGGTCGATGCCATCGGCACGGCCATCCAGGTGAAGGAGCTCGCCACCGCGGGTTCGGAAATGGTGCGCATCACGGTCAACACGCCCGAGGCCGCGGCCCAGGTGCCCTACATCCGCGAGCAGCTCGACCGCATGGGCATCGACGTGCCGCTGATCGGCGACTTTCATTACAACGGGCATCGCCTGCTGACCGACTATCCGGCCTGCGCCGAGGCGCTCAGCAAGTACCGCATCAATCCCGGCAACGTGGGCAAGGGCGACAAGCGCGACCGCCAGTTCGGCCAGATGATCGACGCGGCCATGCGGTGGAACAAGCCCGTGCGCATTGGCGTGAACTGGGGCAGCCTCGACCAGGAACTGCTTGCCAGCCTGATGGACATCAACAGCCAGCGCGCCGAACCGTGGGACGCCAAGCAGGTGATGTACGAGGCGCTGATCACCTCGGCCATCGAATCCGCCAAGTTGGCCGAATCGATGGGCATGGCCGGCAACCAGGTCATCCTGTCGTGCAAGGTGAGCGGTGTGCAAGACCTGATCTCGGTGTATCGCGAGCTTGCCCGTCGCTGCGAATACCCGCTGCACCTCGGCCTCACCGAAGCCGGCATGGGCACCAAGGGCACGGTGGCCTCGGCCACGGCGCTTTCGATCCTGCTGCAAGAGGGCATCGGCGACACGATTCGCGTGTCGCTCACGCCGCAGCCGGGCGAGTCGCGCACGCAAGAGGTGCTGATCGCCAATGAAATTCTCCAGGCGCTGGGCCTGCGGGTGTTCGTGCCGAGCGTGACGGCCTGCCCGGGCTGCGGCCGCACCACGAGCACCACTTTCCAGGAACTCGCCAAGCAGATCGACGATTACCTGCGCATGCAGATGCCGGTGTGGCGCAAGAAATATCCGGGGGTCGAAACCATGAAGGTGGCCGTCATGGGCTGCATCGTGAACGGCCCCGGCGAAAGCAAGCATGCCGACATCGGCATCAGCCTGCCCGGCACCGGCGAAGCACCTGCGGCGCCGGTCTTCATCGACGGCGAAAAGGCCCTCACGCTGCGCGGCGACAATATCGCCAACGAGTTCCATCAGCTCGTCGAAAACTACATCGAAAAGCGCTTTGGCGGCGAGCACGCCGCCGTGGCCTGA
- the hfq gene encoding RNA chaperone Hfq gives MSNKGQLLQDPFLNTLRREHVPVSIYLVNGIKLQGQIESFDQYVVLLRNTVTQMVYKHAISTIVPGRAVNFSAAENDDAAA, from the coding sequence GTGAGCAATAAAGGGCAACTTCTACAAGACCCGTTTCTGAACACCCTGCGTCGCGAGCATGTGCCGGTTTCCATTTACTTGGTGAACGGTATCAAGCTGCAGGGCCAGATCGAGTCTTTCGACCAGTACGTCGTGTTGCTTCGCAACACGGTGACACAAATGGTCTACAAGCACGCCATTTCCACTATCGTGCCGGGTCGTGCCGTCAACTTCTCGGCTGCCGAGAACGACGACGCCGCAGCCTGA
- the bamB gene encoding outer membrane protein assembly factor BamB, whose amino-acid sequence MNFKRFMPESSVLRAGSAIVLAAMLAACSGTSKPKPAELPPNPALFGVRQAWNVRIPAVSFPLAVDVSGDIVTVAGTDGTVVAIDARAGRETWRGNVGAKLAAGVGSDGSLAAVVTADNELVAIEGGKVLWKQRLSAQAFTAPLVAGRRVFVQTADRSISAWDGQSGRRLWLQQRTAENLVLKKSGVLIAVGDTLVSGIGGRLVGMNPGNGTSRWEAPIAAPRGTNDVERLVDLTGSVSRVGDTVCARAYYANVGCVDTIRGQLLWTKPASGAEGVSGDESFVYGTESDGSVTAWRRADGERAWQSTRFKNRVLTGPLAVGRSLVIGESTGTLHFVSREDGSLLNRVTPDGSAIGVTPVMAGNTVVVVTANGGVFGYRPE is encoded by the coding sequence ATGAATTTCAAGCGTTTCATGCCTGAGTCGTCTGTCCTGCGTGCGGGTTCGGCTATTGTTCTGGCCGCCATGTTGGCCGCCTGCTCCGGCACCAGCAAGCCCAAGCCCGCCGAATTGCCGCCGAATCCCGCCTTGTTTGGGGTGCGCCAGGCCTGGAACGTGCGCATTCCCGCCGTGAGCTTCCCGCTCGCAGTCGATGTCAGCGGCGACATCGTGACCGTGGCGGGCACCGACGGCACCGTGGTCGCCATCGATGCCCGTGCCGGCCGCGAAACATGGCGCGGCAACGTCGGCGCCAAGCTGGCGGCAGGCGTCGGCAGCGACGGTTCGCTGGCCGCTGTCGTCACCGCTGACAACGAACTGGTCGCCATCGAAGGCGGCAAGGTCCTCTGGAAGCAGCGCCTCTCGGCCCAGGCCTTTACCGCGCCTCTGGTGGCTGGCCGGCGTGTCTTCGTGCAAACGGCCGACCGCAGCATCAGCGCCTGGGATGGCCAGAGCGGCCGCCGCCTCTGGCTGCAGCAGCGCACCGCCGAAAACCTGGTGCTCAAGAAGTCGGGCGTGCTGATCGCGGTGGGCGACACGCTGGTGTCGGGCATCGGCGGCCGCCTGGTCGGCATGAACCCGGGCAACGGCACTTCGCGCTGGGAAGCGCCGATTGCCGCACCTCGCGGCACCAACGACGTCGAGCGCCTGGTCGACCTGACCGGCAGCGTGAGCCGTGTCGGTGACACCGTCTGCGCCCGGGCCTACTACGCCAACGTCGGCTGCGTCGACACCATTCGCGGCCAGCTGCTCTGGACCAAGCCGGCTTCCGGCGCCGAAGGCGTGAGCGGCGACGAAAGCTTTGTGTACGGCACCGAATCGGACGGCAGCGTCACGGCATGGCGCCGCGCCGATGGTGAGCGCGCCTGGCAATCGACGCGCTTCAAGAACCGCGTCCTGACCGGCCCGCTGGCCGTGGGGCGTTCGCTCGTCATTGGCGAAAGCACCGGAACGCTGCACTTCGTCTCGCGCGAAGACGGCTCACTGCTCAATCGCGTCACGCCCGACGGCTCCGCCATCGGCGTCACCCCGGTGATGGCCGGCAATACGGTTGTCGTCGTGACGGCCAACGGCGGTGTGTTTGGCTATCGCCCTGAATAA
- the rlmN gene encoding 23S rRNA (adenine(2503)-C(2))-methyltransferase RlmN — MTTANLLEFDLEGLAAFCEKLGEKRFRATQLFRWIHQRGASDFAQMTDLAKSLREKLATTARVEALSVLTQHESKDGTIKWLFDVGDGNAVEAVFIPEDDRGTLCVSSQAGCAVGCRFCSTGHQGFSRNLSTGEIVAQLWFAEHFLRKHLKRDERVISNVVMMGMGEPLQNYSALVPALRTMLDDNAYGLSRRRVTVSTSGVVPMIDRLGADCAVAMAVSLHAPNDALRDDLVPLNRKYPIAELIGACKRYLAHAPRDFITFEYCMLDGVNDQPEHARQLVELVRTHGISCKFNLIPFNPFPASGLLRSPQPRVLAFAKTLSEAGLVTTVRKTRGDDIDAACGQLAGDVKDRTRAAERMAQRRAVSERPVVLHPVRKTTPQEH, encoded by the coding sequence ATGACCACGGCCAACCTGCTCGAATTCGATCTCGAGGGGCTGGCTGCGTTCTGCGAAAAGCTCGGCGAGAAGCGATTCCGCGCCACGCAGCTGTTCCGCTGGATCCACCAGCGTGGCGCCAGCGACTTCGCCCAGATGACCGATCTGGCCAAGTCGCTGCGCGAGAAGCTCGCCACAACCGCTCGCGTCGAGGCCCTCTCGGTTCTCACGCAGCACGAATCCAAGGACGGCACGATCAAGTGGCTGTTCGACGTCGGCGATGGCAATGCCGTCGAAGCCGTATTCATTCCCGAAGACGACCGCGGCACGCTGTGCGTGTCGTCCCAGGCCGGCTGCGCGGTGGGTTGCCGTTTTTGCTCCACGGGGCATCAGGGCTTCAGTCGTAACCTGAGCACGGGCGAAATCGTCGCCCAGCTGTGGTTTGCCGAGCACTTCCTTCGCAAGCACCTGAAACGCGACGAGCGCGTCATTTCCAATGTGGTGATGATGGGCATGGGCGAGCCGCTGCAGAACTACTCGGCGCTCGTGCCGGCGCTGCGCACCATGCTCGACGACAACGCCTATGGGCTGTCGCGCCGCCGCGTGACCGTGTCGACCTCCGGCGTGGTGCCGATGATCGACCGCCTGGGCGCCGATTGTGCAGTGGCCATGGCCGTGTCGCTGCACGCGCCCAACGATGCGCTGCGCGACGATCTCGTGCCGCTCAATCGCAAGTACCCCATCGCCGAACTGATCGGGGCCTGCAAGCGCTACCTGGCGCATGCGCCACGCGACTTCATCACTTTCGAGTACTGCATGCTCGACGGTGTGAACGACCAGCCCGAGCATGCGCGGCAACTGGTGGAACTCGTTCGCACGCATGGCATTTCGTGCAAGTTCAACCTGATTCCGTTCAACCCGTTTCCGGCCTCGGGCTTGCTGCGTTCGCCGCAGCCGCGGGTGCTGGCGTTTGCCAAGACGCTGAGCGAGGCCGGCCTCGTGACCACCGTGCGCAAGACGCGCGGCGACGACATCGACGCGGCCTGCGGACAGCTGGCCGGCGACGTGAAGGACCGCACGCGCGCCGCCGAACGCATGGCCCAGCGCCGTGCCGTGTCGGAGCGCCCTGTTGTTCTGCATCCGGTTCGAAAGACCACCCCCCAGGAGCACTGA
- the pilW gene encoding type IV pilus biogenesis/stability protein PilW, translating to MSMAFPMTTASAQRLLTASFAGVAVAFLLVGCVNTRTTTTSLADTSSGKGAEIVTESDESSRQRRARLRLELASGYFEHGQNTVALDEIKQALVADPNYADAYSLRGLVYMRLDDAGMAEDSFRRAIAINPRDPNVRHNYGWLLCQQNRYGDAAQQFNAALAVPSYTDRAKTLMTLGVCQLKAGQRPEAERSLMQAYEMDAGNPVVGFNLASLLAQREEWSRAQFYIRRVNNSPSASAETLWLGIKIERRLNNREAVAQLGGQLQRRFPQSREAIAYERGNFND from the coding sequence ATGAGCATGGCCTTTCCGATGACCACCGCGAGCGCGCAGCGGCTGCTGACTGCAAGCTTTGCCGGTGTGGCCGTGGCGTTTCTGCTCGTGGGCTGCGTCAACACGCGGACCACCACCACCAGCCTGGCCGACACCAGCTCGGGCAAGGGTGCGGAGATCGTCACCGAGTCGGACGAAAGCAGCCGGCAGCGCCGCGCGCGGCTGCGGCTTGAGTTGGCCTCGGGCTACTTCGAGCATGGCCAGAACACCGTCGCGCTCGACGAAATCAAGCAGGCGCTGGTCGCCGACCCCAACTACGCGGATGCCTACAGCCTTCGGGGCCTCGTCTACATGCGGCTCGACGATGCCGGCATGGCCGAGGACAGCTTCCGCCGCGCCATCGCCATCAACCCGCGCGATCCCAACGTGCGGCACAACTACGGCTGGCTGCTGTGCCAGCAGAACCGTTATGGCGACGCGGCCCAGCAGTTCAACGCCGCGCTCGCGGTGCCGAGCTACACCGACCGGGCCAAGACGCTCATGACGTTGGGTGTTTGCCAGCTCAAGGCCGGCCAGCGCCCGGAGGCGGAGCGCAGCCTGATGCAGGCCTATGAGATGGACGCCGGCAATCCGGTGGTCGGGTTCAACCTGGCCTCGCTGCTGGCGCAGCGCGAAGAATGGTCGCGCGCGCAGTTCTACATTCGCCGCGTCAACAACAGCCCCTCGGCCAGCGCCGAGACGCTGTGGCTCGGCATCAAGATCGAACGACGGCTCAACAACCGCGAGGCAGTTGCGCAGTTGGGAGGACAACTGCAACGGCGCTTTCCGCAGTCCCGGGAGGCAATAGCGTACGAGCGCGGGAATTTCAATGACTGA
- a CDS encoding YfgM family protein, whose translation MATHLDLDEQEQLDQLKHFWNTYGTLITWVVLLAAGAFVAWNGWQYFQRSKAAQAAALYDEVERSAQSGDVERIQRVLGDMKERFAKTAYAQQAGLLAAKALYEKGNLDASRAALGWVAESAVDPGYKAVAKLRLAAELLDSKSYDEALKQLSGDVPREFEPLVADRKGDIYMAQGKRNEAQAEYRKAWTGLGATSDYRRLVEFKLNASGVDPKSLAPVITVTPAAPQKS comes from the coding sequence ATGGCAACCCATCTCGATCTCGACGAACAGGAACAGCTCGACCAGCTCAAGCATTTCTGGAACACCTACGGCACCCTGATCACCTGGGTGGTATTGCTTGCGGCCGGAGCCTTCGTGGCCTGGAACGGCTGGCAATATTTCCAGCGCAGCAAGGCGGCGCAAGCCGCAGCGCTCTACGACGAGGTCGAGCGCAGCGCGCAGTCCGGCGACGTGGAACGCATCCAGCGCGTGCTGGGCGACATGAAAGAGCGCTTCGCCAAGACGGCCTATGCGCAGCAGGCCGGCCTTCTCGCCGCCAAGGCGCTGTACGAGAAGGGCAATCTGGACGCTTCGCGCGCAGCCCTTGGCTGGGTTGCCGAAAGCGCTGTCGATCCGGGCTACAAGGCGGTGGCCAAGCTCCGGCTGGCGGCCGAACTGCTCGACAGCAAGTCGTATGACGAAGCGCTCAAGCAACTCTCCGGCGACGTGCCCAGGGAATTCGAGCCGCTCGTGGCCGATCGCAAGGGCGACATCTACATGGCCCAGGGCAAGCGCAACGAAGCGCAGGCCGAATACCGCAAGGCCTGGACCGGCCTTGGCGCGACGTCCGACTACCGGCGCCTCGTCGAATTCAAGCTCAATGCCTCCGGCGTCGATCCGAAGAGCCTGGCACCCGTGATCACGGTCACGCCGGCAGCCCCCCAAAAATCCTGA
- the der gene encoding ribosome biogenesis GTPase Der: protein MKPVVALVGRPNVGKSTLFNRLTQTRDAIVADFAGLTRDRHYGNGRLGKHEFIVIDTGGFEPDAGSGIYKEMAKQTRQAVAEADVVIFVVDAREGLSAQDHDIANELRRLGKPCVLAANKAEGMHDGTKLVDFYELGFGDVHGVSAAHGQGMRDLVELALAPLNLPDPEDDTDEDDVNKPIKLAVAGRPNVGKSTLINTWLGEERLVAFDMPGTTRDAISVPFERNGQRFELIDTAGLRRKGKVFEAIEKFSVVKTLQAIESANVVLLLLDATQGVTDQDAHIAGYILESGRAVVIAINKWDAVDSYQREQIQRQIETRLPFLKFASLHFISAIKRQGLGPVWQAIAQAHKSATRKMSTPVLTRLLLEAVQFQSPKRAGMFRPKLRYAHQGGMNPPVIIIHGNSLEHVTEAYKRFLEGRFRKEFDLVGTPLRIQFKSSQNPFADKDD from the coding sequence ATGAAGCCGGTCGTGGCCCTGGTCGGGCGTCCCAACGTCGGCAAGTCGACCCTTTTCAACCGCCTGACGCAGACGCGCGACGCCATCGTCGCCGACTTTGCGGGGCTCACGCGCGACCGCCACTACGGCAACGGCCGGCTGGGCAAGCACGAGTTCATCGTGATCGACACCGGCGGCTTCGAGCCCGATGCCGGCAGCGGCATCTACAAGGAAATGGCCAAGCAGACGCGGCAGGCCGTGGCCGAGGCCGACGTGGTGATCTTCGTCGTCGACGCGCGCGAAGGCCTTTCGGCGCAAGACCACGACATTGCCAACGAATTGCGCAGGCTGGGCAAGCCGTGCGTGCTGGCGGCCAACAAGGCTGAAGGCATGCATGACGGCACCAAGCTCGTCGACTTCTACGAGTTGGGCTTTGGCGACGTGCACGGCGTTTCCGCCGCGCACGGGCAGGGCATGCGCGACCTGGTCGAACTGGCGCTCGCGCCGCTCAACCTGCCGGATCCCGAAGACGACACCGACGAAGACGACGTCAACAAGCCGATCAAGCTGGCCGTGGCCGGACGGCCCAACGTCGGCAAGTCCACGCTGATCAACACCTGGCTTGGCGAAGAGCGCCTGGTGGCCTTCGACATGCCGGGCACCACACGCGATGCCATTTCGGTGCCGTTCGAGCGTAACGGCCAGCGCTTCGAGCTCATCGACACGGCCGGCCTGCGCCGCAAGGGCAAGGTGTTCGAAGCAATCGAGAAGTTCTCGGTGGTCAAGACGCTGCAGGCCATCGAGTCGGCCAACGTGGTGCTGTTGCTGCTCGATGCCACCCAGGGCGTGACCGACCAGGACGCGCACATTGCCGGCTACATCCTCGAAAGCGGACGGGCGGTGGTGATTGCCATCAACAAGTGGGACGCGGTCGACAGCTACCAGCGCGAGCAGATCCAGCGCCAGATCGAAACCCGCCTGCCGTTCCTCAAGTTCGCATCGCTGCATTTCATCTCGGCCATCAAGCGCCAGGGTCTCGGCCCGGTATGGCAGGCGATTGCGCAGGCCCATAAATCGGCCACCCGCAAGATGTCCACACCCGTGCTGACCCGGCTGCTGCTGGAGGCGGTGCAGTTCCAGTCGCCCAAGCGCGCGGGCATGTTCCGCCCCAAGCTGCGCTATGCGCACCAGGGCGGCATGAACCCGCCGGTGATCATCATTCACGGCAATTCGCTGGAGCACGTGACCGAGGCGTACAAGCGCTTTCTCGAAGGGCGCTTCCGCAAGGAATTCGACCTCGTGGGCACGCCCTTGCGCATTCAGTTCAAGAGCTCGCAGAATCCCTTTGCGGACAAGGACGACTGA
- the hflX gene encoding GTPase HflX has translation MSELNSRQEGAAVLVGVDFGLPHFDSELEELGLLAQTAGLEPVARLICKRKAPDAALFVGSGKADEIKELAAMHQASEVIFDQSLSPAQQRNLERQLDVAVYDRTFLILEIFAQRARSHEGKLQVELARLQYLSTRLVRRWSHLERQTGGAGVRGGPGEKQIELDRRMISESIKRTRERLAKVQKQRGTQRRQRERRETFNISLVGYTNAGKSSLFNALVKARAYAADQLFATLDTTTRNLYLGDARRQVSISDTVGFIRDLPHGLVDAFKATLQEAVDADLLLHVVDASNPHFPEQMAEVQSVLRDIGADAVPQLLVFNKLDALETAQHPLHLQDEMEIDGVQVPRIFLSARSGEGVPLLRAELARRSGSVGDTMTPEADTELHDTAN, from the coding sequence TTGTCTGAACTGAACTCCCGCCAGGAAGGCGCCGCCGTTCTCGTCGGCGTCGATTTCGGGCTGCCCCATTTCGACAGCGAACTCGAGGAACTCGGCCTGCTCGCACAGACCGCGGGCCTGGAGCCTGTCGCCCGACTCATCTGCAAACGCAAGGCGCCCGACGCAGCGCTCTTCGTCGGAAGCGGCAAAGCCGATGAAATCAAGGAACTGGCTGCAATGCACCAGGCCAGCGAGGTCATCTTCGACCAGTCGCTGAGCCCCGCGCAGCAGCGCAATCTCGAGCGCCAGCTCGACGTGGCGGTGTATGACCGCACCTTCCTTATTCTGGAAATCTTCGCGCAGCGTGCCCGCTCCCATGAGGGCAAGCTCCAAGTCGAGCTGGCGCGACTGCAATACCTCAGCACGCGCCTGGTTCGCCGCTGGTCCCACCTGGAGCGCCAGACTGGCGGCGCCGGTGTGCGAGGCGGCCCCGGTGAAAAGCAGATCGAGCTCGACCGCCGGATGATCAGCGAGTCGATCAAGCGCACGCGCGAGCGCCTCGCCAAGGTGCAGAAGCAGCGCGGAACGCAGCGCCGCCAGCGCGAGCGCCGCGAGACCTTCAACATCTCGCTCGTGGGCTATACCAACGCAGGCAAGTCTTCGCTGTTCAATGCACTGGTGAAAGCCCGCGCGTATGCGGCCGACCAGCTTTTTGCAACGCTCGACACCACCACGCGCAACCTGTACCTGGGCGACGCCCGCCGGCAGGTTTCCATTTCAGACACCGTCGGCTTCATTCGCGACTTGCCTCACGGCCTGGTCGACGCGTTCAAGGCCACCCTGCAAGAGGCGGTCGACGCCGACTTGCTCCTGCACGTGGTCGATGCCTCCAACCCGCATTTCCCCGAGCAGATGGCCGAAGTGCAGTCGGTTCTTCGCGACATCGGGGCCGATGCCGTTCCGCAGCTTCTGGTGTTCAACAAGCTCGACGCCCTTGAAACTGCACAGCATCCGCTGCATCTGCAGGACGAGATGGAAATCGACGGCGTGCAGGTTCCGCGCATCTTCCTGAGTGCGCGAAGCGGCGAGGGCGTTCCCCTGCTGCGAGCCGAACTGGCCCGCCGGTCGGGTTCCGTGGGCGATACGATGACCCCAGAAGCCGACACTGAATTGCACGATACCGCCAATTGA
- a CDS encoding helix-turn-helix domain-containing protein, translated as MTERVSEFGTSAALPLEEGDITHKTAGDMLREAREAHGLHIEMVAAALKVPPQKLMALEADDIDSLPDPVFARALASSVCRALRIDSAPVLAKLPGAQRAPLATADRTLKSNIVSGTPRWNGSRSNGLPSRALLIVVALLLVGAAVLFWLPQSAFDQVGAAVSRWTARGETETGSVTEAPAVAAAPGGASVIENAPVSPVPPAATGPANAAPGTPAAAPAAPGAPSATALPAANAAATVAAPSAAAGGGQPLVFVAREDCWITVTEAGGKQLLRRIVQAGETVGLSGALPLSVVVGRASAVDVQVRGKPYDLKPVTRGGGVARFEVTS; from the coding sequence ATGACTGAACGGGTTTCGGAGTTCGGCACTTCCGCGGCGCTGCCGCTCGAGGAAGGCGACATCACGCACAAGACGGCCGGCGACATGCTTCGCGAGGCGCGCGAGGCCCATGGCCTGCATATCGAAATGGTGGCCGCGGCGCTGAAGGTGCCGCCGCAGAAGCTCATGGCATTGGAGGCGGACGATATCGATTCGCTGCCCGATCCGGTCTTTGCGCGCGCGCTGGCAAGCAGCGTCTGCCGCGCCTTGCGCATCGATTCCGCTCCGGTGCTGGCAAAGCTGCCGGGAGCGCAGCGCGCGCCGCTGGCAACGGCCGACCGCACGCTCAAGAGCAATATCGTTTCCGGTACGCCGCGCTGGAACGGCAGCCGCTCCAACGGTCTTCCATCGCGCGCATTGCTGATCGTCGTCGCTTTGCTGCTGGTGGGGGCAGCGGTGCTGTTCTGGCTGCCGCAGTCGGCTTTCGACCAGGTCGGCGCCGCCGTCTCGCGTTGGACGGCGCGCGGCGAAACCGAAACAGGCTCGGTTACCGAGGCGCCTGCAGTCGCAGCGGCTCCAGGCGGAGCCTCCGTCATCGAGAACGCACCGGTGTCGCCTGTGCCGCCTGCGGCAACCGGCCCGGCGAATGCGGCGCCCGGAACGCCTGCGGCAGCACCTGCCGCACCGGGTGCGCCATCCGCCACGGCCTTGCCAGCAGCCAATGCAGCTGCCACCGTTGCGGCGCCGTCTGCCGCTGCCGGCGGAGGCCAGCCGCTGGTCTTCGTCGCTCGCGAAGACTGCTGGATCACGGTGACGGAGGCGGGCGGCAAGCAGTTGCTGCGGCGCATCGTGCAAGCCGGCGAAACCGTGGGGTTGTCCGGCGCGCTGCCGCTGTCGGTGGTGGTCGGGCGCGCTTCGGCGGTCGATGTGCAAGTGCGCGGAAAGCCCTACGATCTGAAGCCGGTCACGCGCGGCGGCGGCGTGGCGCGTTTCGAGGTGACATCTTGA
- the hisS gene encoding histidine--tRNA ligase encodes MAEKLNAVKGMNDILPSESARWEWLEATVRDLMGRFAYRNVRTPILERTALFVRGIGEVTDIVEKEMYSFEDRADKHGKFEHLTMRPENTAGLVRAVIEHNMLYEGPKRLWYTGPMFRRENVQRGRFRQFHQIGAEALGFAGPDVDAELILLANALWKAIGLTDVRLELNSLGQPAERALHRAQLIAHFEKHADKLDEDGKRRLHSNPLRILDTKNPAMKDVVESAPKLIDFLGAESLAHFEGLQAILKANDIAFTINPRLVRGLDYYNLSVFEFVTDRLGSQGTVCAGGRYDDLIAQIGGKPAPAVGWAMGVERVLDLLKEQGAEVSAPAPDAYAVVPDAASMPVVLRTLQQLRESGVSVQMHAATADGLSSFKAQMKKADASGATYALIFGADELARGEVTLKSLRDGSGAQSARALAEVATWAATLQSPAPNT; translated from the coding sequence ATGGCTGAAAAATTGAATGCCGTCAAAGGCATGAACGACATATTGCCGTCCGAATCGGCGCGCTGGGAGTGGCTGGAGGCCACCGTGCGCGACCTGATGGGGCGCTTTGCATACCGCAACGTGCGCACGCCGATCCTGGAGCGCACGGCCTTGTTCGTGCGCGGCATCGGCGAGGTGACCGACATCGTCGAGAAGGAGATGTACTCCTTTGAAGATCGCGCCGACAAGCACGGCAAGTTCGAGCATCTCACCATGCGTCCCGAGAACACCGCCGGCCTGGTGCGCGCGGTGATCGAGCACAACATGCTGTACGAAGGCCCCAAGCGGCTCTGGTACACCGGACCGATGTTCCGCCGCGAGAACGTGCAGCGTGGACGCTTCCGCCAGTTCCACCAGATCGGCGCGGAAGCCCTGGGCTTTGCAGGCCCTGACGTCGATGCGGAGCTGATCCTGCTGGCCAATGCGCTCTGGAAGGCCATTGGCTTGACCGACGTGCGGCTCGAACTCAACAGCCTGGGCCAACCCGCCGAGCGCGCGCTGCACCGCGCCCAACTCATTGCCCATTTCGAGAAGCATGCCGACAAGCTCGACGAGGACGGCAAGCGCCGCCTGCACAGCAATCCGCTGCGCATTCTCGACACCAAGAATCCGGCCATGAAGGACGTCGTCGAATCGGCACCGAAGCTGATCGACTTTCTCGGGGCTGAATCGCTTGCGCACTTCGAGGGACTGCAAGCCATCCTCAAGGCCAACGACATCGCATTCACGATCAACCCGCGTTTGGTGCGCGGACTCGACTACTACAACCTCAGCGTGTTCGAGTTCGTGACCGACCGGCTGGGTTCGCAGGGGACGGTGTGTGCCGGCGGCCGCTACGACGACCTGATTGCGCAAATCGGCGGCAAGCCGGCGCCGGCCGTGGGATGGGCAATGGGCGTCGAGCGCGTGCTCGATCTGCTGAAGGAGCAGGGCGCCGAGGTTTCCGCGCCCGCACCCGATGCCTATGCCGTGGTGCCTGATGCCGCGTCGATGCCTGTTGTGTTGCGTACCCTGCAGCAGTTGCGTGAGTCGGGTGTCAGCGTGCAGATGCATGCGGCCACGGCGGACGGCCTGAGCAGCTTCAAGGCACAGATGAAGAAAGCCGATGCCAGTGGCGCCACCTATGCGCTGATTTTCGGCGCCGATGAACTTGCGCGCGGCGAAGTGACTCTCAAGTCGTTGCGCGACGGAAGCGGTGCGCAGAGCGCCCGCGCTCTTGCCGAAGTGGCCACCTGGGCCGCCACCCTACAATCGCCGGCTCCCAACACCTGA